A genomic window from Cucumis melo cultivar AY chromosome 8, USDA_Cmelo_AY_1.0, whole genome shotgun sequence includes:
- the LOC127150432 gene encoding uncharacterized protein LOC127150432: MLHLKHHCKRSFRILHSSFLTGINKPDCIVWNHIFDTHLVTPDNKKAEWTDPTAHLTIWTEKDVEYYFNTAVGDYNDIPGWGDVNYVITCINIKEHWLAIAADMRKCRIYVFDSMPNYVEQKLVDEALQMPARCIASLAIAIGVNLHSDRFTYGPWPIRRSKATLQKGRSLDCGIFCTKFVECLVTASDLGCLTVPNMKLFRQQYVLELWANKYFC, from the coding sequence actggaatcaataaaccagactgcattgtttggaaccacatttttgatactcatctggtgacaccagataataagaaagctgaatggacagacccaacagcacacctaactatatggacagaaaaagatgtcgaatactatttcaacactgctgttggtgattacaacgacataccagggtggggagatgtcaactacgtgattacctgcatcaacataaaagaacactggttggctattgcagctgatatgagaaaatgcaggatctacgtgttcgactcaatgccaaattatgttgagcagaaacttgttgatgaagctcttcaaatgcctgcacgatgcattgcctcactcgcgattgcaattggagtcaacctccattcagatcgtttcacatatggcccttggccaatacgcagatcgaaggccacattacagaaagggcgttcattggattgtggaattttctgtaccaaatttgttgaatgccttgtaactgctagtgaccttggttgtctaactgtgccaaacatgaaactgtttagacaacaatatgtgctggaactttgggccaataaatacttttgctaa